In Mycobacterium sp. JS623, one genomic interval encodes:
- a CDS encoding PaaI family thioesterase: MSHPLSTPLGRFGIVTAEEGPQRCVASIPAGAMANPLTGQPTVAAVAMLVDHVGGLINHHRRGGATKVLVADSDPVLNNSLGIVHGGVSAMALELVGSAAVNDGRGDQPLLTASLRVNFLRQFYSGPESRYEATALQVGRSSGVAEALAVDASGKPAIIARITAYLG, encoded by the coding sequence ATGTCACATCCGCTGAGCACGCCACTGGGCCGGTTCGGCATCGTGACGGCCGAGGAAGGCCCGCAGCGCTGCGTTGCCTCCATCCCCGCGGGCGCGATGGCCAACCCGCTCACCGGTCAACCGACCGTCGCGGCGGTGGCGATGCTCGTCGACCACGTCGGCGGTTTGATCAACCATCACCGCAGGGGAGGCGCGACGAAAGTCCTGGTGGCCGACTCCGATCCGGTGCTGAACAACAGCCTGGGCATCGTGCACGGCGGGGTGTCGGCGATGGCGCTGGAGCTGGTCGGCTCGGCCGCTGTCAACGACGGCCGCGGGGACCAGCCTCTGCTCACGGCCTCGCTGCGCGTGAATTTTCTGCGTCAGTTTTACAGTGGACCCGAATCCCGTTATGAGGCAACAGCTTTGCAGGTCGGACGCAGCAGCGGCGTCGCGGAGGCCCTGGCCGTTGACGCCTCCGGTAAGCCGGCGATCATCGCCCGCATCACGGCCTACCTCGGATAG
- a CDS encoding ClC family H(+)/Cl(-) exchange transporter, which produces MAEPDDSMRGSLHICLTAIVAGVLIGFVGGAFRWCLQKADDLRIDVVDWAHKLPGPGWLVPMAAAAAGATLAALIVRWEPLAAGSGIQHVEAVFLGEAQPPLIRLLPAKFIGGVLSIGSGLVLGREGPTVHMGAAIGAEAARRARLPDAEVRMMQTALGGAGLAVAFNAPIGGTLFTLEEVTKSFRLKTVLATLFSAASAVACSRLILGNHADFDVEPITDTALAWLPVFVAFGLLTGALGAIYNGLVLWFLDHVGAIRRIPTLAKAAIIGAVIGLAMFAYPFAGGGGENLTQRILGGQHLAASAVIAILAVRFVAGPLSYSAAVPGGLFAPLLAVGALWGLLFVGAFNAVWPGDATQLAVPMALVGMAAFFGATVRAPVTGMVVVTEMTATTEVLVPMMAATAAAVFVAYLVGSPPIYESLRERMPDADSARDQS; this is translated from the coding sequence ATGGCCGAGCCCGACGATTCCATGCGGGGCTCGCTACACATCTGCCTAACGGCGATCGTCGCGGGCGTGCTCATCGGCTTCGTGGGCGGCGCGTTCCGCTGGTGTCTGCAAAAAGCCGATGACCTGCGCATCGATGTCGTCGACTGGGCGCACAAGTTACCGGGGCCTGGCTGGCTGGTCCCGATGGCCGCCGCCGCGGCAGGCGCCACCCTCGCCGCGCTGATCGTGCGATGGGAGCCGTTGGCCGCCGGAAGTGGCATTCAACATGTCGAAGCGGTGTTTCTGGGTGAGGCCCAGCCGCCGCTGATTCGATTGCTTCCTGCGAAGTTCATCGGTGGCGTGCTGAGCATCGGCTCGGGACTCGTGCTGGGTCGCGAAGGGCCGACCGTGCACATGGGCGCGGCCATCGGAGCCGAAGCGGCGCGACGCGCACGGTTGCCCGACGCCGAGGTCAGGATGATGCAGACAGCGTTGGGCGGCGCCGGCCTGGCGGTTGCGTTCAACGCCCCGATCGGCGGCACGCTTTTCACGCTCGAAGAAGTCACCAAGTCATTCCGGTTGAAAACCGTTCTGGCGACGCTGTTTTCGGCTGCATCGGCCGTGGCCTGCTCGCGGTTGATATTGGGCAACCACGCCGACTTCGACGTCGAGCCGATCACCGATACCGCCCTTGCCTGGCTGCCCGTTTTCGTCGCCTTCGGATTACTGACCGGCGCTCTGGGGGCGATATACAACGGATTGGTGTTGTGGTTCCTCGACCACGTCGGCGCGATTCGCCGCATCCCCACCCTGGCGAAGGCGGCGATCATCGGCGCCGTCATCGGGCTCGCGATGTTCGCATATCCGTTCGCGGGCGGTGGCGGCGAGAACCTGACCCAACGGATCCTCGGCGGACAGCACCTCGCCGCGTCCGCCGTCATCGCAATCCTTGCCGTGCGCTTCGTCGCCGGGCCGCTGTCGTACTCGGCTGCGGTCCCTGGCGGACTGTTCGCGCCACTGCTGGCCGTCGGCGCGCTGTGGGGGCTCCTGTTCGTCGGAGCGTTCAACGCGGTATGGCCAGGGGACGCAACGCAGTTGGCAGTGCCGATGGCACTCGTCGGGATGGCCGCATTCTTCGGGGCCACCGTGCGCGCGCCGGTGACGGGGATGGTCGTCGTGACCGAGATGACGGCCACTACCGAGGTGCTCGTGCCGATGATGGCGGCGACCGCAGCGGCGGTATTCGTCGCGTACCTCGTGGGATCACCACCGATCTACGAGAGCCTGCGAGAGCGGATGCCCGACGCTGATTCCGCCCGAGATCAGAGTTAA
- the gltB gene encoding glutamate synthase large subunit → MAPSSQGLYNPAFEHDACGVAMVADMHGRRSRDIVDKAITALVNLEHRGAQGAEPHTGDGAGILLQVPDEFLRAVVEFDLPEYGSYATGMAFLPQSSKDAAAACEAVEKIVEAEGLEVLGWREVPTDESSLGALARDAMPTFRQLFIAGASGMDLERRAYVVRKRAEHELGTKGPGQDGPGRETVYFPSLSGQTFVYKGMLTTPQLKAFYLDLQDDRLMSALGIVHSRFSTNTFPSWPLAHPFRRIAHNGEINTVTGNENWMRAREALINTDVFGAHNLDKIVPVCTPGASDTARFDEVLELLHLGGRSLPHAVLMMIPEAWERHESMDPARRAFYQYHASLMEPWDGPASMTFTDGTVIGAVLDRNGLRPSRIWVTEDGLVVMASEAGVLNLDPSTVVKKMRLQPGRMFLVDTSKGRIVADEEIKAELAAEHPYQEWLDAGLFHLDELPPGDYVRMPHHRVVLRQQIFGYTYEELNLLVAPMARTGAEALGSMGTDTPVAVLSQRPRMLYDYFQQLFAQVTNPPLDAIREEVVTSLSGTVGPEGDLLNPTAESCRQITLSNPILRNAELSKLICVDPDHEIRGHKHGMRAAVIRCLYPVNRGGQGLREALDRVRAKVSEAIRDGARIIVLSDRESDESMAPIPSLLSVAAVHHHLVRDRTRTKVGLVVEAGDAREVHHMACLVGFGAAAINPYMAFESIEDMIDRGAIKGITSDQAKANYVKAAGKGVLKVMSKMGISTLASYTGAQLFQAIGISQPLLDEYFTGLTCPVGGIDLDDIADDVAARHALAYLDRPDEWAHRELEVGGEYQWRREGEYHLFNPDTVFKLQHSTRTGQYSIFKEYTQLVDDQSEKIASLRGLLKFKDGVRTPVPLDEVEPASEIVKRFSTGAMSYGSISAEAHETLAIAMNRLGGRSNSGEGGEDVRRFEHDENGDWRRSAIKQVASARFGVTSHYLTNCTDIQIKMAQGAKPGEGGQLPGNKVYPWVAEVRHSTPGVGLISPPPHHDIYSIEDLAQLIHDLKNANPQARVHVKLVSENGVGTVAAGVSKAHADVVLISGHDGGTGATPLTSQKHAGAPWELGLAETQQTLLLNGLRDRIVVQVDGQLKTGRDVVIAALLGAEEFGFATAPLVVSGCIMMRVCHLDTCPVGVATQNPVLRQRFTGKPEFVENFFMFIAEEVREMMAQLGFRTVNEMVGQVGLLDTTKAAEHWKAYKLDLTPVLHEPESAFMNQDLYCSSRQDHGLDKALDQQLIVQSREALDSGTPVRFSTTIANTNRTVGTMLGHELTKAYGGQGMPDGTIDITFDGSAGNSFGAFVPKGITLRVYGDANDYVGKGLSGGRIVVRPSDNAPADYVAEDNIIAGNVILFGATSGQVFLRGVVGERFAVRNSGAHAVVEGVGDHGCEYMTGGKVVILGPTGRNFAAGMSGGVAYVYDPAGALGENLNAEMVDLDEMDDDDVAWLQEMIQAHVDATDSAVGQRVLSDWENELKNFTKVMPRDFKRVLQAIAKAEQTGENVDEAIMAAANA, encoded by the coding sequence ATGGCGCCCAGCAGTCAAGGGCTGTACAACCCCGCGTTCGAGCATGACGCGTGTGGCGTGGCAATGGTGGCCGACATGCACGGCCGCCGCAGCCGCGACATTGTCGACAAGGCCATTACGGCCTTGGTGAACCTGGAGCACCGCGGTGCCCAGGGTGCTGAACCGCACACCGGCGACGGTGCGGGCATCCTGCTGCAGGTTCCCGACGAGTTCCTGCGCGCCGTCGTCGAATTCGACCTGCCCGAATACGGCAGCTACGCGACCGGCATGGCGTTCCTGCCGCAGTCGTCCAAGGACGCCGCCGCGGCCTGCGAGGCCGTGGAAAAGATCGTCGAGGCCGAGGGTCTCGAGGTGTTGGGCTGGCGCGAGGTGCCCACCGACGAGTCGTCTCTCGGCGCGCTGGCCCGCGACGCGATGCCCACGTTCCGCCAGCTGTTCATCGCGGGCGCCTCGGGCATGGACCTGGAGCGCCGCGCATACGTGGTGCGCAAGCGTGCCGAGCACGAGCTGGGCACCAAGGGGCCTGGTCAGGACGGCCCCGGCCGCGAAACCGTTTATTTCCCAAGCCTTTCCGGTCAAACCTTCGTCTATAAGGGCATGCTGACCACACCGCAGCTCAAGGCGTTTTACCTAGACCTGCAAGACGATCGGCTGATGAGTGCGCTGGGCATCGTGCACTCGCGGTTCTCGACGAACACCTTCCCATCGTGGCCGCTGGCCCACCCGTTCCGGCGCATTGCCCACAACGGCGAGATCAACACGGTCACCGGCAACGAAAACTGGATGCGCGCGCGCGAGGCGCTGATCAACACCGACGTGTTCGGTGCTCACAATCTCGACAAGATCGTGCCGGTGTGTACGCCGGGCGCCTCGGACACCGCGCGTTTCGACGAGGTACTCGAGCTGCTGCATCTCGGCGGACGCAGCCTGCCGCACGCGGTGCTGATGATGATCCCCGAGGCGTGGGAGCGCCACGAGTCGATGGACCCGGCGCGTCGCGCGTTCTACCAGTATCACGCTTCGCTGATGGAGCCGTGGGACGGCCCGGCGTCGATGACGTTCACCGATGGCACCGTGATCGGTGCGGTGTTGGACCGCAACGGCCTTCGCCCGTCACGCATCTGGGTCACCGAGGACGGCTTGGTCGTGATGGCCTCCGAGGCCGGCGTGCTCAACCTCGACCCGTCCACCGTCGTCAAGAAGATGCGGCTGCAGCCTGGCCGCATGTTCCTGGTCGACACGTCCAAGGGCCGCATCGTCGCCGACGAAGAGATCAAGGCCGAGTTGGCCGCCGAGCATCCGTATCAGGAGTGGCTCGACGCCGGCCTGTTCCACCTCGACGAGCTGCCGCCCGGCGACTACGTCCGTATGCCGCATCACCGGGTTGTGTTGCGCCAGCAGATCTTTGGCTACACCTACGAGGAGCTCAACCTGCTGGTGGCGCCGATGGCACGTACCGGTGCAGAGGCGCTGGGTTCGATGGGCACCGACACCCCGGTCGCCGTTCTGTCGCAGCGCCCGCGGATGCTCTACGACTACTTCCAGCAGCTCTTCGCGCAGGTCACCAACCCGCCGCTGGACGCCATCCGGGAAGAGGTGGTGACCAGCCTTTCGGGCACCGTCGGCCCCGAGGGCGACCTGCTCAACCCGACCGCGGAGTCGTGCCGCCAGATCACGCTTTCGAACCCGATCCTGCGCAACGCTGAGCTTTCGAAGCTGATCTGCGTGGACCCCGATCACGAGATCCGCGGACACAAGCACGGCATGCGCGCCGCGGTGATCCGCTGCCTGTACCCGGTCAACCGCGGCGGCCAAGGCCTGCGCGAAGCCCTCGACCGAGTGCGGGCCAAGGTGTCGGAGGCGATTCGTGACGGCGCACGCATCATCGTGCTGTCGGACCGTGAGTCCGACGAGTCGATGGCGCCGATCCCGTCGCTGCTGAGCGTTGCAGCCGTGCACCACCACCTGGTCCGCGACCGCACCCGCACCAAGGTCGGGCTCGTCGTCGAGGCTGGAGACGCCCGCGAGGTGCACCACATGGCCTGCCTGGTCGGCTTTGGTGCGGCCGCGATCAACCCCTACATGGCATTCGAGTCGATCGAGGACATGATCGACCGCGGTGCGATCAAGGGCATCACCAGCGACCAGGCCAAGGCCAACTACGTCAAGGCCGCGGGCAAGGGCGTGCTGAAGGTGATGTCGAAGATGGGCATCTCGACGCTGGCGTCCTACACCGGCGCGCAGCTGTTCCAGGCCATCGGCATCAGCCAACCGTTGCTCGACGAGTACTTCACCGGCCTGACGTGTCCGGTCGGCGGCATCGACCTCGATGACATCGCTGACGACGTCGCCGCCCGCCACGCGCTGGCCTACCTCGACCGGCCCGATGAGTGGGCACACCGCGAACTCGAGGTCGGCGGCGAGTACCAGTGGCGCCGCGAGGGCGAGTACCACCTGTTCAACCCGGACACGGTGTTCAAGCTGCAGCACTCAACGCGCACCGGCCAGTACTCGATCTTCAAGGAGTACACCCAGCTGGTCGACGACCAGAGCGAAAAGATCGCGTCGCTGCGCGGCCTGCTGAAGTTCAAGGACGGCGTGCGTACGCCGGTGCCGCTGGACGAAGTGGAGCCGGCAAGCGAGATCGTCAAGCGCTTCTCCACCGGCGCGATGAGCTACGGCTCGATCTCCGCCGAGGCGCACGAGACGCTGGCGATCGCGATGAACCGCCTTGGCGGCCGGTCGAATTCGGGCGAGGGCGGCGAGGACGTCCGTCGCTTCGAGCATGACGAGAACGGCGACTGGCGGCGCAGCGCCATCAAACAGGTGGCGTCGGCGCGGTTCGGTGTCACGAGCCACTACCTGACCAACTGCACGGACATCCAGATCAAGATGGCCCAGGGCGCGAAACCCGGTGAGGGTGGCCAGCTTCCGGGTAACAAGGTGTACCCGTGGGTGGCCGAGGTGCGGCACTCGACCCCCGGCGTCGGCCTGATCTCGCCGCCGCCGCACCACGACATTTACTCGATCGAGGACCTGGCGCAGCTGATCCACGACCTGAAGAACGCCAACCCGCAGGCCCGCGTGCACGTGAAGCTGGTCTCCGAGAACGGCGTTGGCACCGTCGCGGCCGGGGTATCGAAGGCGCACGCCGACGTGGTGCTGATCTCGGGTCACGACGGCGGCACCGGTGCCACGCCGCTGACGTCGCAGAAGCACGCTGGCGCGCCGTGGGAACTCGGCCTTGCCGAGACGCAGCAGACCCTGCTGCTCAACGGGTTACGCGACCGGATCGTCGTTCAGGTCGACGGTCAGCTCAAGACGGGCCGTGACGTGGTGATCGCCGCGCTGCTCGGCGCCGAGGAGTTCGGCTTCGCGACCGCGCCCCTGGTGGTGTCCGGCTGCATCATGATGCGGGTGTGTCACCTCGACACCTGCCCGGTCGGCGTGGCCACCCAGAACCCGGTGCTGCGGCAGCGGTTCACCGGCAAGCCGGAGTTCGTCGAGAACTTCTTCATGTTCATCGCCGAGGAAGTCCGGGAAATGATGGCCCAGTTGGGCTTCCGGACCGTCAACGAGATGGTCGGCCAGGTCGGGCTGCTGGACACCACGAAGGCCGCCGAGCACTGGAAGGCCTACAAGCTGGACCTGACGCCGGTGCTGCACGAGCCCGAGTCGGCGTTCATGAACCAGGACCTGTACTGCAGCTCGCGTCAGGACCACGGTTTGGACAAGGCGCTGGATCAGCAGCTGATCGTGCAGAGCCGGGAGGCCCTTGACTCCGGCACGCCGGTCCGGTTCTCCACCACGATCGCCAACACCAACCGCACGGTGGGCACGATGCTCGGCCACGAGTTGACGAAAGCCTATGGCGGACAAGGGATGCCCGACGGCACCATCGACATCACGTTCGACGGGTCGGCGGGCAACAGCTTCGGCGCGTTCGTGCCAAAGGGCATCACGCTGCGCGTCTACGGCGACGCCAACGACTACGTCGGCAAGGGCCTTTCGGGCGGCCGCATCGTGGTGCGCCCGTCGGATAACGCGCCAGCGGACTATGTCGCCGAGGACAACATCATCGCCGGCAACGTGATCCTGTTCGGCGCCACCAGCGGCCAGGTGTTCCTGCGCGGTGTGGTCGGCGAGCGGTTCGCGGTGCGCAACTCCGGTGCGCACGCCGTCGTCGAAGGCGTCGGTGACCACGGCTGCGAGTACATGACCGGCGGCAAGGTCGTCATCCTCGGGCCGACCGGACGCAACTTCGCTGCAGGCATGTCGGGCGGTGTGGCGTATGTCTATGACCCCGCAGGCGCGCTCGGCGAGAACCTCAACGCCGAGATGGTCGACCTCGACGAGATGGACGACGACGATGTCGCGTGGCTGCAGGAAATGATTCAGGCACACGTCGATGCGACGGACTCAGCTGTGGGACAGCGTGTCCTGTCCGATTGGGAGAACGAACTGAAGAACTTCACCAAGGTGATGCCGCGCGACTTCAAGCGGGTCTTGCAGGCGATCGCCAAGGCCGAACAGACCGGCGAGAACGTCGACGAGGCGATCATGGCGGCGGCCAATGCCTGA
- a CDS encoding heavy metal translocating P-type ATPase, translating to MTETQHQMHAEHAEHGVEHGHAGHGGHGDHLAQFRRLFWTMLVLAVPTVVLSGMFAMILGYAVPDFPGSRWVSPVLGTVMYVWGGRPFLTGAISEIRSRAPGMMLLIGLAITVAFVSSWGASLGVLPHNLDFWWELALLIVIMLLGHWIEMRSLAQTTSALDSLAALLPDEAERVTDDGTETVAPAELRVDDVVVVRPGGSVPADGVIVDGAAEMDESMVTGESRPVRRSVGDAVVAGTVATDSGLRVKVTAVGDDTALAGIQRLVTEAQNSSSRAQRLADRAAAWLFWFALSAAIVTAVVWGYLGQPADAVIRTITVLVIACPHALGLAIPLVVSIATERAARGGVLIKDRLALESMRTVGAVLFDKTGTLTKGEPTVTAVAAAGSHSHDEVLALAAAAEADSEHPLAKAIVEAARRRELRVAPSSDFTSSPAVGVTAQVDGHTVRVGGPRMLSEAGQAELPEVARWRDEGAIILHVLSDDTVVGALALADEIREESRQAVDALHQLGIQVVMITGDAQTVADSVAAQLDIDRVFAGVRPEDKAAKVAQLQDEGPGGRRGGRQTVAMVGDGVNDAPALAQADVGIAIGAGTDVAIASAGVILASSDPRSVLSVIQLSKASYRKMKQNLWWAAGYNLISVPLAAGVLAPIGFVMPMSVGAILMSISTVVVALNAQLLRRLDLRPEASVAANL from the coding sequence ATGACCGAGACACAGCATCAGATGCACGCCGAACATGCCGAGCACGGCGTCGAGCATGGTCATGCGGGCCACGGCGGTCACGGCGATCACTTGGCGCAGTTCCGCAGGCTGTTCTGGACCATGCTCGTGCTTGCTGTCCCGACGGTCGTGCTGTCCGGCATGTTCGCGATGATCCTCGGCTACGCCGTGCCGGACTTCCCAGGATCGAGATGGGTGTCGCCAGTACTCGGCACTGTGATGTACGTCTGGGGCGGACGGCCGTTCCTCACCGGCGCAATCAGTGAAATCCGTTCGCGCGCACCGGGAATGATGCTGCTGATCGGCCTGGCCATCACGGTCGCATTCGTCTCGTCGTGGGGCGCCAGCCTCGGCGTTCTGCCGCACAACCTCGACTTCTGGTGGGAACTCGCGCTGCTGATCGTGATCATGCTGCTCGGTCATTGGATCGAAATGCGGTCGCTGGCGCAGACCACGTCGGCGCTCGACTCGCTGGCCGCGCTGCTGCCCGACGAGGCCGAGCGCGTGACCGACGACGGAACCGAAACCGTCGCGCCGGCCGAGCTTCGAGTCGACGATGTGGTGGTCGTGCGGCCCGGTGGCAGCGTGCCCGCCGACGGCGTGATCGTCGACGGCGCCGCGGAAATGGACGAGTCGATGGTGACCGGCGAATCCCGGCCCGTGCGCCGCAGCGTCGGCGACGCCGTCGTCGCGGGCACCGTCGCCACCGACTCCGGCCTGCGCGTCAAGGTGACCGCGGTCGGCGACGACACCGCGCTCGCAGGCATCCAGCGGCTGGTGACCGAGGCGCAGAACTCGTCGTCACGGGCGCAGCGGCTTGCCGACAGGGCGGCCGCCTGGCTGTTCTGGTTCGCCCTTTCAGCCGCGATCGTGACCGCGGTGGTGTGGGGCTATCTCGGGCAGCCCGCAGACGCCGTGATCCGTACCATCACGGTGCTGGTGATCGCCTGCCCACATGCCCTTGGCCTGGCGATCCCGCTGGTGGTCTCCATTGCGACCGAACGCGCCGCGCGCGGTGGTGTGCTGATCAAGGATCGCCTGGCGCTGGAGAGCATGCGGACGGTCGGCGCGGTGCTGTTCGACAAGACCGGCACGCTGACCAAGGGCGAGCCGACGGTGACCGCGGTGGCCGCGGCGGGGTCTCACAGCCACGACGAGGTGCTGGCGCTCGCCGCGGCCGCGGAGGCCGACTCCGAGCACCCGCTCGCCAAGGCGATCGTCGAAGCCGCACGCCGCCGAGAGCTGAGGGTGGCCCCATCATCGGACTTCACCTCGTCGCCTGCCGTCGGCGTGACGGCACAAGTCGACGGCCACACCGTGCGGGTCGGCGGTCCGCGGATGCTCTCAGAGGCCGGCCAGGCAGAGCTGCCCGAGGTGGCACGCTGGCGCGACGAGGGCGCGATCATCCTGCACGTCCTTTCCGACGACACCGTCGTGGGGGCCCTGGCGCTGGCCGACGAAATCCGCGAGGAATCGCGGCAGGCCGTCGACGCCCTGCACCAACTCGGCATCCAGGTGGTGATGATCACAGGGGATGCGCAGACCGTGGCGGATTCGGTCGCCGCCCAGCTGGACATCGACCGAGTGTTCGCAGGTGTGAGGCCCGAGGATAAGGCCGCCAAGGTGGCCCAGCTGCAAGACGAAGGGCCTGGCGGGAGGCGGGGTGGCAGGCAGACCGTCGCGATGGTCGGCGACGGCGTCAACGACGCGCCGGCGCTGGCGCAGGCGGATGTCGGCATCGCGATCGGCGCAGGCACCGATGTGGCGATCGCCTCGGCCGGTGTGATCCTGGCCAGCTCGGACCCGCGCTCGGTGCTGTCGGTGATCCAGCTGTCGAAGGCCTCGTATCGCAAGATGAAGCAAAACCTTTGGTGGGCAGCGGGATACAACTTGATCTCGGTGCCCCTCGCGGCCGGCGTGCTGGCACCAATCGGGTTCGTCATGCCGATGTCGGTCGGGGCGATCTTGATGTCGATCTCGACGGTGGTGGTGGCGTTGAACGCTCAGCTGCTACGGCGCCTGGACTTGCGGCCGGAGGCTAGTGTGGCCGCCAATCTCTAA